A DNA window from Calliphora vicina chromosome 1, idCalVici1.1, whole genome shotgun sequence contains the following coding sequences:
- the LOC135963679 gene encoding phenoloxidase-activating factor 2: MLKEDLPEEWQNITSAELENLVASMPRRLWLVVLLSCCRLASIQGLTFIKNTPSKQFTFATSDNTQQPSPAVSSDATVLTRQLITGTLTPNIVNTPSHCICVPAGSCPNPLPPPPTDGSGQIDIRIVNNPVVVTTPAPFTCSYSLSVCCQAGPYQCGRHYPPPPGSIPAGAGQAEFGEYPWQAALLTTTEVYLGSGALITPQHILTAAHKVYNVAMTSFKVRLGEWDAANTAEPIPAQDVVVSNIYIHPNFNKDNLQNDVAILKLATPVSLTSKSTIGTICLPSVSFVGQRCYVAGWGKNDFGPTGAYQAIQREVDVPLIPNANCQAALRNTRLGATFVLSNTSFICAGGEAGKDACTGDGGSPLVCQSNGIWYVVGMVAWGIGCATSGVPGVYVNVATYLPWIQTILAS; encoded by the exons ATGTTAAAGGAGGACCTTccagaagaatggcaaaatataacgtccgcagaactggaaaatttagttgcttcgatgcccagacgctt GTGGTTGGTAGTGCTGTTGTCCTGTTGCCGTTTGGCCAGCATACAAGGattaacatttataaaaaacaccCCATCGAAACAATTTACATTTGCTACAAGTGACAATACTCAGCAGCCATCTCCAGCAGTTTCGAGTGATGCAACAG TTCTAACACGTCAACTAATAACTGGAACTCTTACGCCCAATATTGTGAACACGCCCTCTCATTGTATATGTGTACCAGCTGGTTCTTGTCCAAATCCTTTGCCACCACCACCCACCGATGGTAGTGGGCAGATTGATATACGCATAGTAAATAAT cctgTTGTTGTTACCACACCGGCACCATTCACCTGTAGCTATTCTCTAAGTGTATGCTGCCAGGCTGGTCCTTATCAGTGTGGACGTCATTATCCACCTCCACCTGGCAGCATACCAGCAGGAGCTGGTCAAGCTGAATTTGGTGAATATCCCTGGCAAGCAGCTTTGCTAACGACTACTGAAGTATATCTGGGTTCTGGGGCACTAATAACGCCTCAACATATTTTGACCGCTGCTCATAAGGTCTACAATGTTGC CATGACCTCCTTCAAAGTGCGTCTAGGTGAATGGGATGCCGCGAACACAGCTGAACCCATACCAGCACAAGATGTTGTAGTCTCCAATATCTACATACATCCCAATTTCAACAAAGATAATTTGCAAAATGATGTGGCCATTCTAAAATTGGCCACCCCAGTGTCGCTTACATCTAAGTCGACTATTGGTACAATTTGTTTGCCCAGTGTATCGTTTGTGGGTCAGCGCTGCTATGTGGCTGGTTGGGGTAAAAATGATTTTGGTCCCACTGGAGCCTATCAGGCCATACAACGTGAAGTGGATGTGCCTCTTATACCCAACGCTAATTGTCAGGCTGCCTTGCGTAATACACGTTTGGGTGCCACCTTTGTATTGAGTAACACCAGTTTTATATGTGCCGGCGGGGAGGCGGGTAAAGATGCCTGTACG GGAGACGGCGGTTCACCTTTAGTGTGTCAAAGTAATGGCATTTGGTATGTGGTCGGTATGGTGGCATGGGGCATTGGTTGTGCCACATCAGGTGTACCTGGTGTTTATGTTAATGTTGCCACATATTTACCATGGATACAAACGATTTTAGCTTCATAG